The Asterias rubens chromosome 1, eAstRub1.3, whole genome shotgun sequence genome segment agaaacatttctcggatttaaagccgttggacacttttggttataagtattgtccaaaggcccacactttgtgtatcataacttatatataaaataacaaacctgtgaaactttatagagtcaatcggtcatcggagtcgggagaaaataacgggaaaacccacccttgtttccgcatgtttcgctgtgtcatgacatgtgtttaaaataaatccataaatctcgatatcgagaattgataattgttataatgttttctcaaatactaaagcgtttaatggaataatatttcaagagaagtctttcaccattaccttctgtaaatcctgtaagttatctgtaaatctgtgaactttctgttccgaaagtgtataatggctttaaatgtttttgactTCCTCACTAAGAACTACACTTGCGTCTAATTCCTACAACACTGGAAATGTAACTGGAGTCTGAGTCATATATCTCTGGAAAGAATACTACCTTGACTAATCATTTACCCTTTTGTTATATTTAACTTAATCCATATTGCAGTAGATCGTGGGCCATGTGGATGGATGTGAGACAGAAAACAATCTACCCTGATGTCACGTCATACTCCGGTGGCGGCagtcagccagccagccagTTGCACATCTACCCTGATGTCACGTCGTACCTTGATGTCACGTCAGACCCTGATGTCACGTCGTACTCCGGTGGAGGCAGTCAACTTCATACTCCGGTGGCGGCAGTCAGCCAGCCAGGTTGCACTCAAGATGTCTTCCTGATTAGACAGCAAAGCCATGTAATGATGACCACATCTCCTGACGAGTCAAGTGagtcaaa includes the following:
- the LOC117294665 gene encoding uncharacterized protein LOC117294665, whose translation is MWRPDLHLDCLPLEAFVWLRHNLAKQSLEGITGLSSRTEMSRSWAMWMDVRQKTIYPDVTSYSGGGSQPASQLHIYPDVTSYLDVTSDPDVTSYSGGGSQLHTPVAAVSQPGCTQDVFLIRQQSHVMMTTSPDESIDRVGHVD